A stretch of the Drosophila sulfurigaster albostrigata strain 15112-1811.04 chromosome 2L, ASM2355843v2, whole genome shotgun sequence genome encodes the following:
- the LOC133850533 gene encoding succinate dehydrogenase assembly factor 4, mitochondrial — translation MIFYARAINRQWRRIINTRCNSNIGIDPLMDENIENNQLKESKEDLKPKPSERYLKFKEKLRSEAPLLCIPKGQPHPAHEKEPLKPWPNNTNPHTGEVGGPRGPEPTRYGDWESKGRVTDF, via the coding sequence atgattttctaTGCACGAGCAATTAACCGCCAATGGAGACGGATTATCAATACTCGATGCAACTCAAATATTGGCATAGATCCTCTGATGGACGAAAACATCGAGAATAATCAGTTAAAGGAAAGCAAAGAAGATTTAAAGCCCAAACCCAGTGAGcgatatttgaaattcaaggAGAAGCTTCGTTCCGAAGCGCCTTTACTTTGCATTCCCAAAGGCCAGCCACATCCGGCTCACGAGAAAGAGCCCCTGAAACCATGGCCAAACAATACTAATCCACATACAGGCGAAGTCGGTGGACCACGCGGACCAGAGCCCACCCGTTATGGTGACTGGGAGAGCAAAGGCCGCGTTACCGATTTCTAA